The following coding sequences are from one Devosia yakushimensis window:
- a CDS encoding thymidylate synthase, whose translation MQPYLKLLSDILEHGTDKSDRTGTGTRSLFGYQMRFDLAQGFPLLTTKKLHRKSIIYELLWFIRGETNVRWLQERGVKIWDEWADENGDLGPVYGSQWRSWPAPDGRKIDQIANVIHSIKTKPDSRRHIVSAWNPAEVDEMALPPCHCLFQFYVANGKLSCQLYQRSADTFLGVPFNIASYALFTHMMAQVTGLEVGDFVHSFGDVHLYSNHFEQAREQLSREPRPLPVLKVNPEVKRLEDFVFEDFEFIGYDPHPHIKAPVAV comes from the coding sequence CTATCTGAAGCTTCTCTCCGATATTCTCGAACACGGCACGGACAAGTCCGACCGGACCGGCACCGGTACGCGGAGCTTGTTCGGCTATCAGATGCGGTTTGACCTGGCGCAGGGCTTTCCCCTGCTGACCACCAAGAAGCTGCATCGCAAGTCGATCATCTATGAGCTGTTGTGGTTCATTCGCGGCGAGACCAATGTGCGCTGGCTGCAGGAGCGCGGCGTCAAGATCTGGGACGAATGGGCCGACGAGAATGGCGATCTCGGCCCGGTCTATGGTTCGCAGTGGCGGAGCTGGCCGGCGCCGGATGGGCGGAAAATCGACCAGATCGCCAATGTGATCCACTCGATCAAGACCAAGCCGGATTCGCGGCGGCATATCGTTTCGGCCTGGAACCCGGCCGAGGTGGATGAGATGGCGCTGCCGCCATGCCACTGCCTGTTCCAGTTCTACGTGGCCAATGGCAAGCTGAGTTGCCAGCTCTATCAGCGCTCGGCCGATACTTTCCTCGGCGTGCCCTTCAACATCGCTTCATATGCCTTGTTTACGCATATGATGGCGCAGGTGACAGGGCTGGAAGTGGGCGATTTCGTCCATAGCTTCGGCGATGTGCATCTCTATTCGAACCATTTCGAACAGGCCAGGGAGCAGTTGTCACGGGAACCAAGGCCCTTGCCGGTGCTCAAGGTCAATCCGGAGGTGAAACGGCTGGAGGACTTCGTGTTCGAGGACTTCGAGTTCATCGGCTACGATCCCCATCCGCATATCAAGGCGCCGGTGGCGGTGTGA
- a CDS encoding phosphoribosyl-ATP pyrophosphohydrolase — protein MSRSLSELGDLVARVSDIYAERNSIARDDDWYLLKLQEELGELTAEHLKSTGRGRLKGATQKIVQQAKEDEAADVLAMLLLFARQNGIDLDAALERKWFSHLPG, from the coding sequence GTGAGCCGGTCGCTGTCGGAGCTTGGCGATCTGGTCGCGCGGGTTTCCGATATCTATGCGGAACGCAACAGCATTGCCCGGGACGACGACTGGTACCTGCTCAAGTTGCAGGAGGAGCTGGGCGAACTCACCGCCGAGCATCTCAAGAGCACCGGACGCGGCCGTCTCAAGGGCGCGACACAAAAAATCGTGCAGCAGGCCAAGGAAGATGAAGCGGCGGACGTCTTAGCCATGCTGCTGCTGTTTGCGCGCCAGAACGGTATCGATCTCGATGCGGCGCTGGAACGCAAATGGTTCAGCCATCTGCCCGGGTGA
- a CDS encoding DUF4424 domain-containing protein, producing MRVFSGLVCLLAASVALPAVANDTAVQLSTGGLEFVINEDITMLSEELFISSEEIRVIYEFQNNTSSDQNVLVAFPMPDIVPDWWSPTVFPQGPADNLFNFETTFDGQPVDAVLHEYAFTAGVDRSDYLRDKGVPLVSFTDDTRTVTDGLDDATKAEMLHLGLLVPDIYDVGQGEETHLFPIWTYRATYTWEANFPAGKTVKVEHRYKPSVGGTTGVTFMSEPYDGYDPAAEYRTRYCTDDAFINAVRKTVKAGDDPWAAPFFESWISYILTTGGNWAGGYIPKFRLVVDKGDEANLVSFCGDNIKKIGPTTFEMVATDFYPEKEVDILILEHHDEEY from the coding sequence ATGAGGGTGTTCTCGGGACTGGTCTGCCTGCTTGCGGCTTCCGTGGCCTTGCCGGCCGTGGCCAACGATACCGCGGTGCAATTGAGCACGGGCGGGCTGGAATTCGTCATCAACGAAGACATCACGATGCTCAGCGAGGAGCTGTTCATCTCGAGCGAAGAAATTCGCGTCATCTACGAATTCCAGAACAATACCAGCAGCGACCAGAATGTGCTGGTGGCCTTTCCCATGCCCGATATCGTGCCGGACTGGTGGTCGCCCACGGTGTTTCCGCAGGGGCCGGCCGACAATCTCTTCAATTTCGAGACCACGTTCGACGGCCAGCCGGTGGATGCGGTGCTGCACGAATATGCCTTTACGGCCGGCGTCGATCGCTCGGACTATCTTCGCGACAAGGGGGTCCCGCTGGTTTCCTTCACCGACGACACGCGCACGGTTACCGACGGCCTGGATGACGCCACCAAGGCCGAAATGCTGCATCTGGGCCTGCTCGTTCCCGATATCTACGATGTGGGCCAGGGCGAAGAGACCCACCTTTTCCCGATCTGGACCTACCGCGCGACCTATACCTGGGAAGCCAATTTCCCCGCCGGCAAGACGGTCAAGGTCGAGCACCGCTATAAGCCCAGCGTGGGCGGCACGACGGGCGTGACCTTCATGAGCGAACCCTATGACGGGTACGATCCGGCCGCCGAATACCGGACGCGCTATTGCACGGACGATGCTTTCATCAATGCCGTGCGCAAGACGGTCAAGGCCGGGGACGATCCCTGGGCGGCGCCGTTCTTCGAGAGCTGGATTTCCTACATCCTGACCACGGGCGGCAATTGGGCCGGTGGCTATATTCCCAAGTTCCGCCTGGTGGTGGACAAGGGCGACGAAGCCAATCTGGTCTCGTTCTGTGGTGACAATATCAAGAAGATCGGGCCGACGACCTTTGAAATGGTGGCAACCGATTTCTATCCGGAAAAGGAAGTCGACATCCTGATCCTGGAACATCACGACGAGGAATACTGA
- a CDS encoding GNAT family N-acetyltransferase has protein sequence MTLTIRPAVAADAATIAGFVRALAIYEKLEHEVKATEADVVRDLFGADPKVFCEIAEWEGAPVGFALWFYTYSTFQGRHGIWLEDIFVDPAMRGKGIGKALLVNLAQRCVAEELGRFEWWVLNWNEPSIDFYKSQGGVMQDEWTKVRIDGAALAKLGAA, from the coding sequence GTGACCCTGACTATCCGTCCCGCGGTCGCGGCCGATGCCGCGACCATTGCCGGCTTCGTGCGGGCGCTCGCCATTTATGAGAAGCTCGAACACGAAGTGAAGGCCACCGAGGCCGATGTGGTGCGTGATCTGTTTGGCGCCGATCCCAAGGTATTCTGCGAGATTGCCGAATGGGAGGGCGCACCGGTGGGCTTTGCGCTCTGGTTCTATACCTATTCCACCTTCCAGGGCCGGCACGGCATCTGGCTGGAGGATATTTTTGTCGACCCGGCCATGCGCGGCAAGGGGATCGGCAAGGCCTTGCTGGTCAATCTGGCCCAGCGCTGCGTTGCCGAGGAGCTGGGCCGGTTTGAGTGGTGGGTGCTCAACTGGAACGAGCCGTCCATCGACTTCTACAAGTCGCAGGGCGGGGTCATGCAGGATGAGTGGACCAAGGTGCGCATCGATGGCGCGGCGCTGGCAAAGCTGGGGGCGGCGTGA
- a CDS encoding dihydrofolate reductase, with product MSIKIAMIAAVAENGVIGNGQTIPWRIPSDFAFFKRTTMGKPMIMGRKQFETVGKPLPGRTNIVVTRQAGYQPEGVVVVSSLDAALETARKIAAEDGVDEIMIIGGGDIYTQLMPLVDRLYISHVDLAPSGDVHFPAISPADWAIVDEPEVVPSGKDEASYRVNVYERHKGSAH from the coding sequence GTGAGCATCAAGATCGCCATGATTGCCGCCGTTGCGGAAAACGGCGTTATCGGTAATGGCCAGACCATTCCCTGGCGCATTCCTTCCGACTTCGCCTTTTTCAAGCGGACCACCATGGGCAAGCCCATGATCATGGGGCGCAAGCAATTCGAGACCGTCGGTAAGCCGCTGCCGGGCCGCACCAATATCGTGGTGACGCGCCAGGCCGGCTATCAGCCCGAGGGCGTGGTGGTGGTTTCAAGCCTTGATGCGGCACTCGAAACGGCGCGAAAAATTGCGGCGGAAGACGGTGTTGACGAAATCATGATCATCGGCGGCGGCGATATTTACACCCAGCTTATGCCTCTGGTCGACCGGCTTTACATCAGCCATGTCGATCTGGCGCCGTCTGGCGATGTCCATTTTCCGGCGATCAGCCCCGCAGACTGGGCAATTGTGGATGAACCGGAAGTGGTGCCGAGCGGCAAGGATGAGGCAAGCTACCGCGTCAATGTGTACGAGCGGCATAAGGGAAGCGCGCATTGA